Proteins encoded together in one Actinomycetes bacterium window:
- the rpiA gene encoding ribose-5-phosphate isomerase RpiA — protein MADLDAVTSAKKAAADYAVDTFVASGMRVGLGTGSTAVWAVRRVGERFASGALADVLAVPTSEATAAEAARCGVPLTSLDDHPVLDVTIDGADEVDPELDCIKGGGGAHLREKLVAQASRRLVIVVDDSKRVPVLGTAFPLPVEVVRMARVPETLYVRSLGFDVTWRRRDGAPFVTDEGNWILDVATGPILDKDGLLDRLLRRAGVVEVGLFLGMASDLVVAHPGRDVEHLTRAPST, from the coding sequence ATGGCGGACCTCGACGCCGTGACGTCGGCCAAGAAGGCGGCGGCGGACTACGCCGTCGACACCTTCGTGGCTTCGGGGATGCGGGTCGGGCTCGGTACCGGCTCGACCGCGGTCTGGGCCGTCCGCCGGGTCGGGGAGCGGTTCGCGTCGGGGGCGCTCGCCGACGTGCTCGCCGTACCGACGTCGGAGGCGACCGCGGCGGAGGCGGCGCGGTGCGGCGTACCGCTGACCTCCCTGGACGACCACCCGGTCCTCGACGTGACCATCGACGGCGCCGACGAGGTCGACCCCGAGCTGGACTGCATCAAGGGCGGCGGCGGGGCGCACCTGCGGGAGAAGCTCGTCGCGCAGGCGAGCCGGCGGCTGGTGATCGTGGTCGACGACTCCAAGCGGGTGCCCGTGCTCGGGACGGCGTTCCCGCTGCCGGTCGAGGTGGTGCGCATGGCGCGCGTACCGGAGACGCTGTACGTGCGCTCGCTCGGCTTCGACGTGACGTGGCGCCGACGCGACGGGGCGCCCTTCGTGACCGACGAGGGCAACTGGATCCTCGACGTGGCCACCGGCCCGATCCTCGACAAGGACGGGCTGCTCGACCGGTTGCTGCGACGAGCCGGCGTCGTCGAGGTCGGCCTGTTCCTCGGGATGGCCTCCGACCTGGTCGTCGCCCACCCCGGCCGCGACGTCGAGCACCTGACCCGAGCCCCGAGCACCTGA
- a CDS encoding class I SAM-dependent methyltransferase, producing MGLAEVFERVIGGAAGGSVAFTAYDGSRSGPEDAAITLEVRSPLALRYIITSPGDLGLARAYVTGHLEVHGDMYTALKLLTEGQIGDLSWAQRTEVVKAAGGVSAFRRPPLPREEHVRSRLVRRHSRRGDAEAISHHYDVSNRFYRWVLGPSMAYTCACYPKAEASLEEAQYEKFDLVARKLGLEPGMTLLDVGCGWGGMVIHAAREYGVRALGVTLSERQAEWAQDAIHEAGLKDLAEVRYLDYRDVPEQRFDAISSIGLTEHIGLANLPSYVSFLASRLRPEGRLLNHCITRPTTKEKNTAGGFINRYVFPDGELEGVGTIISAIQDNGFEVRHEENLREHYALTLRDWGANLEEHWEEAVREVGIAKARVWRLYMAASRLGFDTRRIELHQVLAVRCEPGGKIGKAAPEFPPGQAGVPLRPWF from the coding sequence ATGGGGTTGGCGGAGGTCTTCGAGCGGGTCATCGGCGGCGCGGCCGGCGGGTCGGTGGCGTTCACGGCGTACGACGGCTCACGGTCCGGACCCGAGGACGCGGCCATCACCTTGGAGGTGCGCTCGCCGCTGGCGCTGCGCTACATCATCACCTCGCCGGGGGACCTCGGCCTCGCGCGGGCGTACGTCACTGGGCATCTGGAGGTGCACGGCGACATGTACACCGCGCTCAAGCTGCTGACGGAGGGCCAGATCGGGGACCTCTCGTGGGCGCAGCGCACGGAGGTGGTCAAGGCCGCGGGCGGGGTGAGCGCCTTCCGGCGGCCGCCGTTGCCGCGCGAGGAGCACGTACGGTCCCGTCTCGTCCGGCGCCACTCCCGGCGCGGTGACGCCGAGGCCATCTCGCACCACTACGACGTCTCTAACCGCTTCTATCGCTGGGTGCTCGGCCCCTCGATGGCGTACACCTGCGCGTGCTACCCGAAGGCGGAGGCCAGCCTCGAGGAGGCGCAGTACGAGAAGTTCGACCTCGTCGCGCGAAAGCTCGGCCTCGAGCCGGGGATGACGCTGCTCGACGTCGGCTGCGGCTGGGGCGGCATGGTCATCCACGCTGCCCGGGAGTACGGCGTGAGGGCCCTCGGCGTCACCTTGTCCGAGCGGCAGGCCGAGTGGGCCCAGGACGCGATCCACGAGGCCGGGCTGAAGGACCTCGCGGAGGTGCGCTACCTCGACTACCGGGACGTCCCGGAGCAGCGCTTCGACGCCATCTCCTCGATCGGGCTCACCGAGCACATCGGGCTGGCGAACCTGCCGTCGTACGTCTCCTTCCTCGCGTCCCGGCTGCGTCCCGAGGGCCGCCTGCTCAACCACTGCATCACTCGGCCCACGACCAAGGAGAAGAACACCGCGGGCGGCTTCATCAACCGCTACGTGTTCCCCGACGGTGAGCTCGAGGGCGTCGGCACGATCATCTCGGCCATCCAGGACAACGGCTTCGAGGTGCGCCACGAGGAGAACCTGCGCGAGCACTATGCGCTGACGCTGCGCGACTGGGGCGCCAACCTCGAGGAGCACTGGGAGGAGGCGGTGCGCGAGGTCGGCATCGCCAAGGCCCGGGTGTGGCGGCTGTACATGGCGGCGTCGCGACTCGGCTTCGACACCCGCCGCATCGAGCTCCACCAGGTGCTGGCCGTCCGCTGCGAGCCGGGCGGCAAGATCGGCAAGGCCGCCCCCGAGTTCCCCCCCGGCCAAGCCGGCGTCCCCCTCCGCCCCTGGTTCTGA
- a CDS encoding FAD-binding oxidoreductase, translated as MSATVDYAGRVRDLQAQYAAIPPGEPVRLAKRTSNLFRTRTSDTVPRLDVTGFDGVLSVDPERRTADVLGMTTYEHLVDALLPYGFMPLVVPELKTITLGGAVAGVGIESTSFRSGFPHESVLEMDVLTGDGRVVTASPTNEHAELFRAFPNSYGTLGYALRLRIDLEQVHPYVELHHHRFEDADAFADAVASAVAQRTYAGSAVDFLDGTVFGPREMYLSVGSWAQRVPAVSDYTGNRIYYRSIQAKAVDHLRVRDYLWRWDTDWFWCSRALQVQKPWVRPLVPKRFLRSDVYWKVIGFERRHQWKARLDARLGRPAQEPVVQDVEVPVQRLPEFLEFFHREIRISPVWVCPMRARAGSPSWTLFDIDHDVTWTNVGFWSAVDLPPGQVEGFHNRRIEEKVAELGGHKSLYSTAFYPEEEFWATYNGEGYHLVKKDYDPDGRLLDLYEKTVRRR; from the coding sequence ATGAGCGCGACCGTCGACTACGCCGGCCGGGTCAGGGACCTGCAGGCGCAGTACGCCGCCATCCCGCCCGGCGAGCCGGTACGCCTCGCGAAGCGGACCTCGAACCTGTTCCGGACGCGCACCTCCGACACCGTGCCTCGGCTGGACGTCACCGGCTTCGACGGAGTGCTCTCGGTCGACCCGGAACGGCGTACCGCGGACGTCCTGGGGATGACGACCTACGAGCACCTGGTCGACGCGCTGCTGCCGTACGGCTTCATGCCGCTGGTCGTCCCCGAGCTGAAGACCATCACCCTCGGCGGTGCGGTCGCCGGCGTCGGGATCGAGTCGACGTCGTTTCGCAGCGGCTTCCCCCACGAGTCGGTCCTGGAGATGGACGTGCTCACCGGGGACGGACGCGTCGTGACGGCTTCGCCGACCAACGAGCACGCGGAGCTGTTCCGGGCGTTCCCGAACTCCTACGGCACGCTCGGGTACGCCCTGCGGCTGCGCATCGACCTGGAGCAGGTCCACCCTTACGTCGAGCTGCACCACCACCGCTTCGAGGACGCGGACGCGTTCGCCGACGCGGTCGCGTCGGCGGTCGCGCAGCGCACGTACGCCGGTTCGGCCGTCGACTTCCTCGACGGCACGGTGTTCGGGCCGCGCGAGATGTACCTGAGCGTCGGCTCGTGGGCGCAGCGCGTCCCGGCGGTGTCCGACTACACGGGTAACCGCATCTACTACCGCTCCATCCAGGCGAAGGCGGTCGACCACCTGAGGGTCCGCGACTACCTCTGGCGCTGGGACACCGACTGGTTCTGGTGCTCCCGCGCCCTGCAGGTGCAGAAGCCGTGGGTACGTCCGCTGGTGCCCAAGCGGTTCCTGCGCTCTGACGTCTACTGGAAGGTGATCGGCTTCGAGCGACGCCACCAGTGGAAGGCGCGGCTGGACGCCCGGCTCGGACGGCCCGCGCAGGAGCCGGTGGTGCAAGACGTCGAGGTGCCGGTCCAGCGCCTGCCCGAGTTCCTGGAGTTCTTCCACCGCGAGATCCGCATCAGCCCGGTCTGGGTCTGCCCGATGCGCGCGCGGGCTGGCTCACCGTCGTGGACCCTGTTCGACATCGACCACGACGTCACCTGGACCAACGTCGGCTTCTGGTCCGCCGTCGACCTGCCGCCCGGACAGGTCGAGGGCTTCCACAACCGCCGCATCGAGGAGAAGGTCGCCGAGCTCGGGGGCCACAAGTCGCTGTACTCGACGGCGTTCTATCCGGAAGAGGAGTTCTGGGCGACGTACAACGGCGAGGGCTACCACCTGGTCAAGAAGGACTACGACCCGGATGGGCGGCTCCTCGACCTCTACGAGAAGACCGTGAGACGGAGGTAG
- a CDS encoding phenylalanine 4-monooxygenase has product MFEEAQLYAPVTRSADGDVEVHLAADHPGATDPVYRSRRNAIAALALAWRPGDPIPHAEYTDEEHEVWRVACAHLHELHETLACREYLEGKAALRLPEDHVPQLDEVSDLLQPLTGFRYVPAAGLVPLLVFYGSLADRVFHSTQYIRHHSVPLYTPEPDVVHEVVGHANCLASPRFAALYQVAGEAARRVESAEALEFVSKVFWFSLEFGVLREPDGVKTYGAGLLSSYGEIQEFRAAHLRPLEVARMGVQTYDITHYQPVLFCADSFAHVEDVVGGFFAGVDDDAVARLQRAAVPSA; this is encoded by the coding sequence ATGTTCGAGGAAGCCCAGCTGTACGCGCCGGTCACCCGCAGCGCCGACGGCGACGTCGAGGTGCACCTCGCCGCCGACCACCCGGGCGCGACCGACCCGGTGTACCGCTCCCGCCGCAACGCGATCGCGGCCCTCGCCCTGGCGTGGCGCCCCGGTGACCCGATCCCGCACGCCGAGTACACCGACGAGGAGCACGAGGTGTGGCGGGTGGCGTGCGCGCACCTGCACGAGCTGCACGAGACGCTGGCCTGCCGGGAGTACCTCGAGGGCAAAGCGGCGCTGCGGCTGCCGGAGGACCACGTCCCGCAGCTCGACGAGGTGAGCGATCTGCTGCAGCCGCTCACCGGATTCCGGTACGTCCCCGCGGCCGGCCTGGTCCCCCTCCTCGTCTTCTACGGCTCGCTGGCCGACCGGGTGTTCCACTCCACGCAGTACATCCGCCACCACTCGGTCCCGCTGTACACCCCGGAGCCCGACGTCGTGCACGAGGTGGTGGGGCACGCGAACTGCCTGGCGTCACCGCGCTTCGCCGCGCTCTACCAGGTGGCGGGGGAGGCCGCGCGCCGCGTCGAGTCGGCGGAGGCGCTGGAGTTCGTCTCCAAGGTGTTCTGGTTCTCCCTGGAGTTCGGGGTGCTGCGCGAGCCCGACGGCGTGAAGACGTACGGCGCCGGGCTGCTGTCCAGCTACGGGGAGATCCAGGAGTTCCGTGCCGCCCACCTGCGCCCGCTGGAGGTCGCGCGGATGGGGGTGCAGACCTACGACATCACCCACTACCAGCCGGTGCTGTTCTGCGCGGACTCCTTCGCCCACGTCGAGGACGTCGTGGGCGGCTTCTTCGCCGGCGTGGACGACGACGCGGTCGCGCGCCTGCAGCGCGCGGCGGTGCCCAGCGCCTGA
- a CDS encoding NTP transferase domain-containing protein: protein MGRIGILVVAGGAGRRAGGVDKALLALDGRPLLAHVLDSVRAAEQARPSDEVEAVVVGPRRDGFAGVRWAQESPPGGGPLAAVAAGEAVLTADVSTVLVLGGDMPYVSRAVPALLAALDEGPAAAVLVAGQPQPLASAWRRAALATALDELAPPEGVPLRRLLDRVDAAAVPDLDGASADVDALADLDGPEAVQ from the coding sequence GTGGGGCGGATCGGGATCCTCGTCGTGGCCGGCGGAGCGGGCCGACGGGCGGGGGGCGTCGACAAGGCGCTGCTTGCGCTGGACGGGCGGCCGTTGCTGGCGCACGTCCTCGACTCGGTACGGGCGGCCGAGCAGGCTCGGCCCTCCGACGAGGTGGAGGCCGTGGTCGTCGGCCCGCGGCGGGACGGCTTCGCTGGCGTTCGCTGGGCCCAGGAGTCCCCGCCCGGCGGCGGCCCGCTGGCCGCCGTCGCGGCGGGCGAGGCCGTGCTGACGGCAGACGTGTCCACGGTGCTGGTCCTGGGCGGGGACATGCCGTACGTCTCTCGCGCCGTCCCCGCGCTGCTGGCCGCGCTCGACGAGGGCCCCGCCGCGGCGGTCCTCGTCGCGGGGCAGCCGCAGCCGCTCGCCAGCGCGTGGCGGCGAGCCGCGCTCGCCACGGCTCTTGACGAGCTCGCTCCGCCGGAGGGCGTACCGCTGCGCCGTCTCCTCGACCGGGTCGACGCCGCCGCCGTGCCCGACCTCGACGGCGCGAGCGCCGACGTCGACGCCCTGGCGGACCTCGACGGCCCCGAGGCGGTGCAGTGA
- a CDS encoding FUSC family protein, which yields MSQVEHHVRPLLHLERRVLDPAVAVRHGLVVALALALGFAFDEPKLGFTAAMGALQLGFYDNREPYLARLETMAAVTLALAVAAVIGTQARHTPTVTVVTVGVAFVGGLMTAIGPNAALAGLHSTVLVLVFSSVSGIGALVVGGGVLLGGAVQALVSLVGWPVHPYRPEERALVAAWEALADFGRHGDDERDRAAMVALSDAGTTLALSSARGAAGQRLRGLLDRGDGLRLELVALGRRAGEGAARLREMTGAAVTGLAEALVGPSADRAARAEMALDRFRAAVAGTPAEAALPPVRLTAVERELYETAALMDPGWQADARTPPLRRRHGPSDGWRALRAAATPGSALFRHAARLALAVLIADLVAGGFGLSRGYWVAMTVAVVLRPDYSSTLQRGVGRVAGTLAGVLLAWGCVSLVGSDRGWLVVLVGAFACATFLLMKANFVLGAASLTALISCLLEVEGQPLSQTAPARLVDTVIGGAIAVAVYLLWPTWQGSDLAEVAAQSVDASRAWASSIFGALAERGTYTAATIRELGSRARETRAEAEMAVDGAQGEPHRGQVPLATVAAVVAANRRLNRALVSLEVVAKAPTQDRPRLLVAGAELDRALAAVAARLRATTGVLSPTGYDAVVRVDQAARDDPITVEVGRALDAASGLLDLTR from the coding sequence GTGAGCCAGGTCGAGCACCACGTGCGGCCGCTGCTGCATCTGGAGCGGCGGGTGCTCGACCCTGCGGTGGCCGTCCGGCACGGCCTGGTGGTGGCGCTGGCCCTGGCCCTCGGCTTCGCCTTCGACGAGCCGAAGCTCGGCTTCACCGCCGCGATGGGCGCGCTGCAGCTGGGCTTCTACGACAACCGCGAGCCGTACCTCGCGCGGCTGGAGACGATGGCTGCGGTGACGCTCGCCCTGGCGGTGGCGGCGGTGATCGGTACCCAGGCCCGGCACACGCCCACGGTCACCGTCGTCACGGTGGGAGTCGCCTTCGTCGGCGGGCTGATGACCGCGATCGGGCCGAATGCAGCGCTGGCCGGGCTGCACTCCACGGTGTTGGTCCTCGTGTTCTCCTCGGTGAGCGGCATCGGTGCCCTGGTCGTCGGCGGCGGGGTGCTGCTCGGCGGGGCGGTCCAGGCGCTGGTGTCCCTGGTCGGGTGGCCGGTGCACCCGTACCGCCCCGAGGAGCGAGCCCTCGTCGCCGCCTGGGAGGCCCTCGCCGACTTCGGCCGCCACGGGGACGACGAGCGCGACCGCGCCGCGATGGTGGCCCTGTCGGATGCCGGGACGACCCTGGCGCTGAGCTCGGCGCGAGGCGCGGCGGGGCAGCGGCTGCGCGGCCTGCTGGACCGCGGTGACGGGCTGCGGCTCGAACTGGTGGCCCTCGGCCGGCGCGCGGGGGAGGGGGCGGCCCGGCTGCGGGAGATGACGGGGGCGGCGGTGACCGGGCTCGCCGAGGCCCTGGTGGGACCGTCGGCCGACCGCGCGGCACGGGCCGAGATGGCGCTCGACCGTTTCCGAGCGGCTGTCGCGGGCACGCCGGCCGAGGCCGCGCTGCCGCCGGTACGTCTCACCGCCGTCGAGCGCGAGCTGTACGAGACCGCCGCGCTGATGGATCCGGGGTGGCAGGCGGACGCGCGTACCCCGCCGCTGCGGCGTCGGCACGGTCCGTCGGACGGCTGGCGAGCCCTGCGGGCGGCGGCGACGCCCGGATCGGCGCTGTTCCGGCATGCCGCCCGGCTCGCCCTGGCCGTCCTCATCGCGGACCTGGTCGCGGGTGGCTTCGGCCTGAGCCGGGGGTACTGGGTCGCGATGACCGTCGCCGTCGTCCTGCGCCCGGACTACAGCTCGACCCTCCAGCGCGGGGTGGGTCGCGTGGCGGGCACGCTCGCCGGTGTGCTCCTCGCGTGGGGCTGCGTCAGCCTGGTGGGGTCCGACCGCGGCTGGCTGGTCGTCCTGGTCGGCGCCTTCGCGTGCGCGACCTTCCTGCTCATGAAGGCGAACTTCGTCCTCGGGGCCGCCTCGCTGACCGCGCTGATCTCCTGCCTGCTCGAGGTGGAGGGCCAGCCGCTGAGCCAGACCGCCCCCGCCCGCCTGGTGGACACGGTCATCGGTGGGGCCATCGCCGTGGCGGTCTACCTCCTGTGGCCGACCTGGCAGGGAAGCGACCTGGCCGAGGTCGCCGCGCAGTCGGTGGACGCCAGCCGGGCGTGGGCGTCGAGCATCTTCGGTGCGCTCGCCGAGCGGGGGACGTACACCGCTGCGACGATCCGCGAGCTCGGGTCACGGGCGCGGGAGACGCGCGCCGAGGCCGAGATGGCCGTCGACGGTGCCCAGGGCGAGCCGCACCGGGGGCAGGTGCCGCTGGCGACCGTCGCCGCGGTGGTGGCTGCGAACCGTCGGCTCAACCGGGCGCTGGTGTCGCTGGAGGTGGTGGCCAAGGCGCCGACCCAGGACCGGCCGCGGCTGCTGGTGGCCGGCGCCGAGCTGGACCGGGCGCTGGCCGCGGTCGCAGCCCGGCTGCGGGCCACGACGGGCGTCCTGAGCCCGACCGGCTACGACGCGGTCGTCCGCGTGGACCAGGCCGCCCGGGACGACCCGATCACGGTCGAGGTCGGCCGAGCGCTGGACGCCGCCAGCGGTCTGCTCGACCTCACCCGCTGA
- a CDS encoding DUF3817 domain-containing protein, with the protein MSAIDPVETPSDAPRLPLDLRVYRVLAYITGVLLVILIFVGIPLKYLGSIPEVDAVVGVAHGVLFFPAYILATLVVGYRRNWSIIKIVIVAACGVIPFGSFVAEHRVVQEEHRRAAAPA; encoded by the coding sequence GTGTCCGCCATCGACCCGGTCGAGACGCCGTCCGACGCGCCGAGGCTGCCCCTCGACCTGCGCGTGTACCGCGTGCTGGCCTACATCACCGGTGTGCTGCTGGTGATCCTCATCTTCGTCGGCATCCCGCTGAAGTACCTCGGCTCGATTCCGGAGGTCGACGCGGTCGTCGGCGTCGCGCACGGCGTGCTGTTCTTCCCGGCCTACATCCTGGCGACGCTGGTGGTGGGCTACCGCCGCAACTGGTCGATCATCAAGATCGTGATCGTCGCGGCGTGCGGGGTCATCCCGTTCGGGTCGTTCGTGGCCGAGCACCGGGTGGTGCAGGAGGAGCATCGGCGCGCAGCCGCTCCCGCCTGA
- a CDS encoding SURF1 family protein, whose product MYRFLGTPRWVAGSIATLLAIAAFIGLGSWQWHRARTRDTPHAVDLTKAPPVPVAQALGPSLAVPAGTPARAVTAAGRYDAAHQVLVPGRSLDGRDGSYVLTPLLGVPGLGGHAVVVLRGWVPGRPSSAPSVPAGPVDVHGWLAPAEDPDAPVGAADLPAVLPAGQVATISTAPLLSLMPYRLVDGYVGLAAQTPSSTLAAVPAPPPPRPGIRWSVQSLAYTFEWWFFALAAVWMWVTAVRRERLRADAPPAPPGARPRTTRTG is encoded by the coding sequence GTGTACCGGTTCCTGGGCACCCCGCGTTGGGTCGCGGGCAGCATCGCGACGCTGCTCGCCATCGCGGCGTTCATCGGCCTGGGGTCGTGGCAGTGGCACCGCGCCCGGACACGGGACACCCCGCACGCGGTCGACCTGACGAAGGCGCCACCGGTCCCGGTCGCGCAGGCCCTGGGCCCGTCCCTCGCCGTCCCCGCGGGTACGCCGGCGCGCGCAGTGACCGCAGCCGGTCGCTACGACGCCGCCCACCAGGTCCTCGTGCCTGGTCGCAGCCTCGACGGCCGGGACGGCTCGTACGTGCTGACGCCCCTGCTCGGCGTACCCGGGCTCGGCGGCCACGCCGTCGTCGTCCTGCGCGGCTGGGTGCCCGGTCGGCCGAGCAGCGCGCCCAGCGTGCCGGCCGGGCCGGTGGACGTCCACGGGTGGCTGGCCCCCGCCGAGGATCCGGACGCGCCGGTAGGTGCGGCGGACCTGCCGGCGGTGCTCCCCGCCGGACAAGTCGCGACGATCTCCACCGCCCCCCTGCTGTCGCTGATGCCCTACCGGCTCGTCGACGGCTACGTCGGCCTCGCGGCTCAGACGCCGAGCTCGACGCTGGCGGCCGTACCCGCCCCCCCGCCGCCGAGGCCCGGCATCCGGTGGTCGGTGCAGAGCCTGGCGTACACCTTCGAGTGGTGGTTCTTCGCGCTCGCCGCGGTGTGGATGTGGGTGACCGCGGTCAGGCGGGAGCGGCTGCGCGCCGATGCTCCTCCTGCACCACCCGGTGCTCGGCCACGAACGACCCGAACGGGATGA
- a CDS encoding DUF2127 domain-containing protein — MDWSLRGCARHGHVTFRPDEPDLAARLHAPTPAGEAWRCLRCGTFVLGEPQGGGPAADAPLVLRGRQLREATILRLFAVERWVRATVLALLGYAVLQFRTSESSLEQTFDRILPAARPLAQAFDLDIDHSPIIARIHRLLETDPRTLAWIGAGLFAYACLQVAEGVGLWSLKRWGEYLAAVATSVFLPFEIYELIDKVTPLRLAAFLLNIALVAYLVLTKRLFGVRGGGTAYAAQRHEASLLTVEAAAAAQASPAVEQPTRQPATPL, encoded by the coding sequence GTGGACTGGAGCCTGCGCGGGTGCGCCCGCCACGGCCACGTCACCTTCCGTCCCGACGAGCCGGACCTGGCGGCGCGGCTGCACGCGCCGACGCCAGCGGGCGAGGCGTGGCGGTGCCTGCGCTGCGGGACGTTCGTGCTCGGTGAGCCGCAGGGCGGCGGGCCGGCCGCGGACGCACCCCTCGTCCTTCGGGGGCGCCAGCTGCGCGAGGCGACGATCCTGCGCCTGTTCGCGGTCGAGCGCTGGGTGCGAGCCACCGTCTTGGCGCTGCTCGGCTACGCCGTCCTGCAGTTCCGTACGTCCGAGAGCTCCCTCGAGCAGACCTTCGACCGGATCCTTCCGGCCGCGCGGCCGCTAGCCCAGGCCTTCGACCTCGACATCGACCACAGCCCGATCATCGCCCGCATCCACCGGCTCCTGGAGACCGATCCGCGCACCCTGGCGTGGATCGGGGCGGGGCTGTTCGCCTACGCGTGCCTGCAGGTGGCCGAGGGGGTGGGCCTGTGGTCGCTGAAGCGCTGGGGGGAGTACCTGGCCGCCGTCGCGACCTCGGTGTTCCTGCCGTTCGAGATCTACGAGCTGATCGACAAGGTCACCCCGCTGCGGCTCGCCGCGTTCCTCCTCAACATCGCGCTCGTGGCCTACCTCGTCCTGACCAAGCGGTTGTTCGGGGTGCGCGGTGGCGGGACGGCGTACGCCGCCCAGCGCCACGAAGCGTCCCTGCTCACGGTGGAGGCGGCGGCCGCGGCGCAGGCCTCACCCGCCGTCGAGCAGCCGACCCGCCAGCCCGCCACCCCCCTCTGA
- a CDS encoding ABC transporter ATP-binding protein yields the protein MSEGLDASVQARRGAFDLDAGVSARPGEVVAIVGPNGAGKTSLLRCLAGLHPLTDGYVRLGDSVLEDPSQGVRVPTQQRPVGVVFQDYLLFPHLSVLDNVAFGPRCRGQRRAASRRTARPWLDRMGLAAYAGSRPGELSGGQAQRVALARALASGPQLLLLDEPLSALDAGTRGEVRADLRRHLHAFSGPSLVVTHDAVEAMVLADSLLVLEGGRVAQRGTPAEVGRRPATAYVASLLGLNLWPGRAAHGDVVLAGGGHVVVADTSMDGPVLVAVRPAALGLHLAAPGGSPRNAWAGRVSGLEPLGDRVRVAVAGPPNALVDVTPAAVAALDLAPGHPVWVSLKATEAEVYPAPAA from the coding sequence ATGAGCGAGGGGCTCGACGCCTCGGTGCAGGCCCGCCGCGGCGCGTTCGACCTGGATGCCGGGGTGAGCGCCCGACCGGGGGAGGTCGTCGCGATCGTGGGCCCGAACGGCGCGGGGAAGACGAGCCTGCTGCGCTGCCTCGCCGGGCTCCACCCCCTCACCGACGGCTACGTGCGGCTGGGGGACTCGGTCCTCGAGGACCCTTCGCAGGGCGTGCGGGTTCCCACCCAGCAACGTCCGGTGGGCGTGGTGTTCCAGGACTACCTCCTGTTCCCGCACCTGTCCGTGCTGGACAACGTCGCCTTCGGGCCTCGCTGCCGCGGGCAACGGCGCGCCGCGTCCCGACGTACGGCCCGGCCGTGGCTGGACCGGATGGGGCTGGCGGCGTACGCGGGGAGCCGGCCGGGTGAGCTCTCCGGCGGGCAGGCCCAGCGGGTCGCCCTGGCCCGGGCGCTCGCGTCGGGGCCGCAGCTGCTGCTCCTCGACGAGCCGCTGTCGGCCCTCGACGCCGGGACGCGCGGAGAGGTCCGTGCCGACCTGCGTCGGCACCTGCACGCGTTCTCCGGGCCGTCTCTCGTCGTGACCCACGACGCGGTGGAGGCGATGGTGCTGGCCGACTCGCTGCTGGTCCTCGAGGGGGGCAGGGTCGCCCAGCGGGGGACGCCGGCGGAGGTGGGGCGGCGCCCGGCGACGGCGTACGTGGCCAGCCTGCTCGGCCTCAACCTGTGGCCGGGGCGGGCCGCTCACGGCGACGTCGTGCTGGCCGGCGGGGGGCACGTCGTCGTGGCCGACACGTCGATGGACGGGCCGGTCCTGGTGGCCGTACGCCCAGCCGCGCTCGGCCTGCACCTCGCGGCGCCCGGCGGCTCACCTCGCAACGCGTGGGCCGGCCGCGTCAGCGGCCTCGAGCCACTCGGGGACCGGGTACGGGTCGCGGTCGCCGGTCCCCCGAACGCCCTGGTCGACGTGACGCCGGCCGCCGTCGCGGCGCTCGACCTGGCGCCCGGCCATCCCGTGTGGGTCAGCCTCAAGGCCACCGAGGCGGAGGTCTACCCCGCCCCCGCCGCCTGA
- a CDS encoding ABC transporter permease: MAFLVLPMLGLLVRAPWHRLVELLGRETSLEALRLSLLTATVSTGLCLVLGVPLAWALARLRLPGRNLLRALVTVPLVLPPVVGGVALLLAFGRRGIVGQPIYEHTGYSLPFTTAAVVLAETFVAMPFLVVTVEGALRAADVRYEEAAATLGADRLTVLRRVTLPMIGPSVAAGAVLSWARALGEFGATITFAGNFPGRTQTLPLAVYLELEQDPEAAFALSLVLLAVSVLVLVVLRGRWLPGLAR, encoded by the coding sequence ATGGCGTTTCTCGTGCTGCCCATGCTCGGCCTGCTGGTCCGCGCGCCCTGGCACCGGCTGGTCGAGCTGCTGGGGCGGGAGACCTCGCTGGAGGCGCTGCGGCTCTCGCTCCTGACAGCCACCGTCTCGACCGGGCTCTGCCTCGTGCTCGGCGTACCGCTGGCCTGGGCCCTCGCCCGCCTGCGGCTGCCGGGACGCAATCTCCTGCGTGCCCTGGTGACCGTTCCGCTCGTCCTGCCCCCCGTCGTCGGCGGCGTCGCGCTGCTGCTGGCGTTCGGGCGCCGCGGGATCGTCGGGCAGCCAATCTATGAGCACACGGGCTACTCGCTGCCGTTCACGACGGCGGCGGTCGTGCTGGCGGAGACCTTCGTCGCCATGCCGTTCCTCGTGGTGACCGTCGAGGGGGCGCTGCGAGCCGCTGACGTCCGCTATGAGGAGGCGGCCGCCACGCTCGGAGCGGACCGGCTGACGGTGCTGCGCCGGGTGACGCTGCCCATGATCGGGCCGAGCGTCGCGGCCGGAGCCGTGCTCAGCTGGGCCCGAGCGCTCGGGGAGTTCGGGGCGACGATCACCTTTGCCGGGAACTTCCCGGGCCGTACCCAGACCCTCCCGCTCGCCGTCTACCTGGAGCTCGAGCAGGACCCGGAGGCAGCGTTCGCGCTGAGCCTGGTGCTGCTCGCCGTCTCCGTGCTCGTGCTGGTCGTGCTGCGTGGACGGTGGCTGCCCGGGCTGGCGCGATGA